The Blattabacterium cuenoti genome includes a region encoding these proteins:
- the gyrB gene encoding DNA topoisomerase (ATP-hydrolyzing) subunit B has product MSKHNPIKNYTADSIQSLEGIEHIRLRPSMYIGDVGIRGLHHLVYEVIDNSVDEALAGFCNKIWVTIHKNGFITVLDNGRGIPIDIHKKEGKSALEVVMTKIGAGGKFDKNSYKVSGGLHGVGISCVNALSEKLIVTIYRNGKIYQQEYLKGKPLYPVKCLGKSNMKGTKIYYLADHSIFNSITYNYEILANRLKELAFLNKGLYLFLKDERENIKEYFFSKNGLKEYLPLLDKNQESLTKNVIFIEGEKDNTIVEVAMQYNTSFKEKIYSYVNNINTYEGGTHLSGFRRALTRTLKKYADGYGVLSNKDKVELTGDDFREGITAIISVRVMEPQFEGQTKTKLSNHEVGGIVDKIVGEMLNSYLEEHPSDRKKIIDKVLLAAKARQAAKKARELIQKKNPINNSILPGKLADCSFNNPESSEIYLVEGDSAGGTAKQGRDRNFQAILPLRGKILNVEKAMQYKIFENEEIKNIFTSLGVSIGTEEDQEILNVKKLRYNKIIIMTDADIDGSHISTLILTLFFRYMKPLIEKGHIYIATPPLYLIRKGNHSQYAWSDQERENILNQLGGRKTVNIQRYKGLGEMNAEQLWETTMNPNKRTLRKVNIENHAEADKIFSILMGDEVPPRRNFIEKNAIHAKIDV; this is encoded by the coding sequence ATGAGTAAACATAATCCTATAAAAAATTATACAGCAGATAGTATTCAATCTCTTGAAGGAATAGAACATATCAGACTCAGACCTTCTATGTATATTGGAGACGTAGGAATTAGAGGGTTGCATCATTTAGTTTACGAAGTGATAGATAATTCTGTCGATGAAGCCTTAGCAGGTTTTTGCAATAAAATATGGGTAACAATTCACAAAAATGGATTTATTACCGTACTTGACAATGGTCGTGGAATTCCAATCGACATTCATAAGAAAGAAGGAAAATCTGCTCTTGAAGTAGTTATGACAAAAATTGGAGCAGGTGGAAAATTTGATAAAAATTCTTACAAAGTTTCAGGAGGATTACACGGTGTAGGAATTTCCTGTGTCAATGCTCTATCTGAAAAACTTATAGTAACAATTTATCGTAACGGAAAAATTTATCAACAAGAGTATTTAAAAGGAAAACCCCTTTATCCTGTAAAATGTTTAGGAAAATCCAATATGAAAGGAACAAAAATTTATTATCTTGCTGATCATTCTATTTTTAATTCCATTACATATAATTATGAAATTTTAGCCAATCGATTGAAAGAACTGGCTTTTTTAAATAAAGGACTGTACTTATTTTTAAAAGATGAAAGAGAGAACATCAAAGAATATTTTTTTTCTAAAAATGGATTAAAAGAATATCTTCCTCTTTTAGATAAAAATCAGGAATCTTTAACAAAAAATGTCATTTTTATTGAAGGAGAAAAAGATAATACAATTGTAGAAGTAGCGATGCAGTACAATACTTCTTTTAAAGAAAAAATTTATTCTTATGTTAACAACATAAATACTTATGAAGGAGGAACTCATCTTTCTGGATTTAGAAGAGCACTAACAAGAACGTTAAAAAAATATGCGGATGGATATGGAGTTTTATCTAATAAGGATAAAGTGGAGTTGACTGGAGATGATTTTAGGGAAGGAATTACAGCTATTATATCTGTTAGGGTAATGGAACCTCAGTTTGAAGGACAAACTAAGACTAAATTAAGTAATCACGAAGTGGGAGGAATTGTAGATAAAATAGTAGGGGAAATGTTGAACAGTTATTTAGAAGAACATCCCAGTGATAGAAAAAAGATTATTGATAAAGTCCTTTTAGCAGCTAAAGCTCGTCAAGCCGCTAAAAAAGCTCGTGAATTAATACAAAAAAAGAATCCCATCAATAATAGTATTTTACCTGGAAAGTTAGCAGATTGTTCTTTCAATAATCCAGAAAGCAGTGAAATATATTTGGTTGAAGGAGATTCTGCTGGAGGGACAGCTAAACAAGGTAGAGACAGAAATTTTCAAGCTATTTTACCTTTACGAGGTAAAATTTTAAATGTTGAAAAAGCTATGCAGTATAAAATATTTGAAAATGAGGAAATAAAAAATATATTTACTTCTTTAGGAGTCTCTATTGGAACAGAAGAAGATCAAGAAATTTTAAATGTAAAAAAACTGAGATACAATAAAATTATTATTATGACAGATGCGGATATAGATGGAAGTCATATTTCTACTTTAATTTTAACATTGTTCTTTCGTTATATGAAACCATTAATAGAAAAAGGACACATTTATATTGCAACACCTCCACTTTATTTAATTCGAAAAGGAAATCATTCTCAATATGCTTGGAGTGATCAAGAAAGAGAAAATATACTCAATCAATTAGGAGGAAGAAAAACTGTGAATATTCAACGTTACAAAGGATTAGGAGAGATGAATGCGGAACAGCTTTGGGAAACGACTATGAACCCCAATAAGAGAACTTTACGAAAAGTCAACATAGAAAATCATGCGGAAGCAGACAAAATCTTTTCCATTCTTATGGGAGATGAAGTTCCACCACGTAGAAATTTCATAGAAAAAAATGCAATACATGCAAAAATTGATGTATAG
- a CDS encoding undecaprenyl-diphosphate phosphatase, protein MNYIQSILLGFIEGITEFLPISSTGHMILAASIMGILEYKITNLFLISVQLGAVLSVVFLYRKKFLFQEWGFYLKIFLASFPVGILGFFSSKKTNFLLGDPLIVALSLFIGGLVILKAENFYEKNSPHQKNRITYFKAFTIGLFQCMALIPGVSRSATTIVACMLQNVNRKKAIEFSFFLSVPVIVIATFKKLFDYYFQLNSFTFKEIELLFLGNIVAFITGMIVIKCFMKYLKRNNFKLLGYYRIILGIFFLVIHYLIKPIGKF, encoded by the coding sequence ATGAATTATATTCAATCAATCCTGTTAGGGTTTATTGAAGGAATTACAGAGTTTTTACCTATTTCTTCTACAGGACATATGATCCTTGCAGCTTCTATTATGGGAATACTAGAATATAAAATAACAAATTTATTTCTTATCTCTGTTCAGCTTGGAGCAGTTTTATCAGTAGTTTTTTTGTATAGAAAAAAATTTCTTTTTCAAGAATGGGGTTTTTACCTAAAAATTTTTTTAGCTAGTTTTCCTGTAGGAATTTTGGGTTTTTTTTCTTCCAAAAAAACAAATTTTTTATTAGGGGATCCACTGATTGTTGCTCTATCTCTTTTTATAGGAGGATTAGTCATTTTGAAAGCAGAAAATTTTTATGAAAAAAATTCCCCTCATCAAAAGAACAGAATTACTTATTTTAAAGCTTTTACTATTGGATTATTTCAATGTATGGCTTTGATCCCAGGAGTATCTAGGAGTGCAACAACCATTGTTGCTTGTATGCTACAAAATGTGAATAGAAAAAAAGCTATTGAATTCTCTTTCTTTTTATCTGTTCCCGTTATTGTAATTGCTACATTTAAAAAATTATTTGACTATTATTTTCAATTAAATTCTTTTACATTTAAAGAGATAGAATTATTATTTTTAGGAAACATAGTAGCTTTCATTACTGGAATGATAGTTATCAAATGTTTTATGAAATATTTGAAAAGAAATAATTTCAAATTATTGGGATACTACAGAATCATTTTGGGTATTTTTTTTCTTGTTATACATTATTTGATTAAACCGATTGGAAAATTTTGA
- the truB gene encoding tRNA pseudouridine(55) synthase TruB codes for MIKNLLEFQNGKMLLIDKPWGWTSFEVVRKIKNSILTNTLTTKKGNLKIGHAGTLDPLATGLLIVLTGKYTKKVYDIQNYKKTYTGIIKLGCETLSFDSETEEYNFSSTFHITPQLIRKTSKKFIGEIDQYPPSFSALKKKGRRYYEYARKGEKINSMKSRRVKIYQFHILKIGIPYIKFFIECGKGTYIRSLAQDFGKALRSGSYLLSLRRERIGNFSTNSSYDLDLSEKFKIPCYLLN; via the coding sequence TTGATAAAAAATTTATTAGAATTTCAAAACGGAAAAATGTTGTTAATAGATAAACCGTGGGGATGGACTTCTTTTGAAGTTGTGAGAAAAATTAAAAATTCTATTCTCACGAATACTCTTACTACAAAAAAAGGAAATTTAAAAATAGGACACGCAGGAACTTTAGATCCTCTTGCTACAGGGTTATTAATTGTTCTAACAGGAAAATATACTAAAAAAGTATATGATATTCAAAATTATAAAAAAACTTATACAGGTATTATCAAATTAGGCTGTGAAACTTTATCTTTTGATTCAGAAACAGAGGAATATAATTTTTCTTCCACTTTTCACATCACTCCTCAACTTATTAGAAAAACATCTAAAAAATTTATAGGAGAAATCGATCAATATCCTCCCTCTTTTTCTGCCTTAAAAAAAAAAGGAAGAAGATATTATGAGTATGCTAGAAAAGGAGAAAAAATAAATTCTATGAAATCGAGACGTGTCAAAATTTATCAATTTCATATCCTAAAAATAGGGATTCCCTACATAAAATTTTTTATAGAATGTGGAAAAGGAACTTACATTAGATCTCTTGCTCAAGATTTTGGAAAAGCACTCAGAAGCGGATCTTATCTCCTTTCTTTAAGAAGAGAACGTATAGGAAATTTTTCTACAAATAGTTCTTATGATTTAGATCTTTCAGAAAAATTCAAAATTCCATGTTATTTATTAAATTAA
- the rpsP gene encoding 30S ribosomal protein S16 — protein sequence MSVKIRLKRIGKKHRPIYHIVVADSRSPRDGKFIEKLGTYNPHTDPPSTVLKMENAVSWLMKGAQPTNTVRSIFSKNGVLLKKHLLEGVKKGVLTDEECHKRFHGWYKKYKI from the coding sequence ATGTCTGTTAAAATACGTTTAAAAAGAATAGGAAAAAAACATAGACCTATTTATCATATAGTTGTAGCTGATTCTCGTTCTCCAAGAGATGGTAAATTTATTGAAAAACTAGGAACTTATAATCCTCATACGGATCCTCCTTCAACTGTATTAAAAATGGAAAATGCTGTATCCTGGTTAATGAAAGGGGCACAACCTACCAACACGGTAAGATCCATTTTTTCTAAAAACGGTGTATTACTCAAAAAACATTTATTAGAAGGAGTGAAAAAAGGAGTTTTAACTGATGAAGAATGCCACAAAAGATTTCATGGATGGTACAAAAAATATAAAATTTAA
- a CDS encoding dicarboxylate/amino acid:cation symporter: MSIGMKVKKEKVLLIAFLNVLAYVLIHLFKSFLGLDKLTLCILRCFVISIFILYAFLKKDLTTWILLSIIIGIEMGLDLPKIAVELRFLSQIFLRLIKTIIAPILFSTLVVGIASHSNIKQLGSMGWKSLLYFEVVTTLALFIGLIAINVSQAGVGIVIPSGITEQQLPKVESRTWQNTILHVFPENFIKSIYHGDVLPIVVFSVIFGISMVFLEEKKRTPILLFAESLSEIMFKFTKIIMYFAPIGVGSAIAYTVGHMGLDILYNLFQLLLTLYIALLIFLIVVLLPIILWIKVPLKSFIKALTEPVSLAFATTSSESALPLLMENLEKLGVPRKIIAFVIPTGYSFNLDGTTLYLSLATVFVAQASGIPLSFSQQIFIGLTLILTSKGVAGVPRASLVILLATVASFGLPTWPILAIIGIDELMDMARTTVNVIGNGLASCVIARSEGELDDKKMLDYINQSENDL; encoded by the coding sequence ATGAGTATTGGAATGAAAGTAAAAAAGGAAAAAGTTTTATTAATAGCTTTTTTAAATGTTTTAGCATATGTATTGATTCATTTGTTCAAATCTTTTTTAGGATTGGATAAATTGACTCTTTGCATATTAAGATGCTTCGTCATATCTATTTTCATATTGTATGCCTTTCTGAAAAAAGATTTAACTACTTGGATCTTATTATCCATTATCATAGGAATAGAAATGGGATTAGATCTTCCAAAAATTGCTGTAGAACTAAGATTTTTATCTCAAATATTTTTGAGATTGATAAAAACTATTATTGCTCCAATATTATTTTCAACTTTAGTAGTTGGTATAGCAAGTCATTCTAATATTAAACAATTAGGCAGCATGGGATGGAAATCCCTGCTATATTTTGAAGTTGTTACAACTTTAGCTTTATTTATTGGTCTTATTGCTATTAATGTCTCTCAAGCTGGTGTAGGTATTGTTATCCCTTCGGGAATAACAGAACAACAATTGCCAAAAGTAGAAAGTAGAACTTGGCAAAACACTATTCTTCATGTGTTCCCAGAAAATTTTATCAAATCTATATATCATGGAGATGTATTACCTATAGTGGTCTTTTCTGTTATTTTCGGAATTTCCATGGTTTTTTTGGAAGAAAAAAAACGAACTCCTATATTACTATTTGCAGAGAGTCTTTCAGAAATCATGTTTAAATTTACTAAAATTATAATGTATTTTGCTCCTATAGGAGTAGGATCCGCTATAGCTTATACAGTAGGACATATGGGGTTGGATATTTTATATAATTTATTTCAATTATTGTTGACTCTTTATATTGCTTTACTTATTTTTTTGATAGTTGTTTTACTTCCTATTATTTTATGGATTAAAGTTCCTTTAAAAAGTTTTATTAAAGCATTAACTGAACCTGTATCACTTGCGTTTGCTACGACGAGTTCCGAATCCGCCTTACCTCTACTTATGGAAAATTTAGAGAAATTAGGCGTTCCAAGAAAAATTATTGCTTTTGTGATTCCTACAGGTTATAGTTTCAATTTGGATGGGACTACTTTATATTTATCTTTAGCTACTGTTTTTGTAGCACAAGCATCTGGTATTCCTTTGAGTTTTAGTCAACAAATATTCATAGGGTTGACTTTAATTTTAACTAGCAAAGGAGTAGCAGGAGTTCCTAGGGCTTCTTTAGTTATTCTTTTAGCCACTGTTGCTTCTTTTGGATTACCCACTTGGCCTATATTGGCTATTATAGGCATAGATGAATTAATGGACATGGCTCGCACGACCGTAAATGTAATAGGAAATGGATTAGCTAGTTGTGTTATAGCTCGTTCTGAGGGAGAATTGGACGATAAAAAAATGTTAGATTATATCAATCAAAGTGAAAATGATTTGTAA
- a CDS encoding pyridoxal phosphate-dependent aminotransferase, which yields MKNRLSHRLQNISYSQTIAMSAKARELKNKGYDIINLSLGEPDFLPPNFVLDAAKQAIDEGYHYYTPVSGYLELRKVICEKLYRDNHLKYTPSQIVVSTGAKQAIMNVLFSLLNQNDEVLIPAPYWVSYLQMVKLCESYPVVVQTSMKNNFKIHPKQLEKAITSKTKLFIFSTPCNPTGSVYSYQELRDLAEIFKKHPKIMILSDEIYEHICYSDEHATSIAIFPDIYNQVITLNGLSKAFSMTGWRIGYIGAPEWIAQSCDKIQGQMTSCANSIAQRASIAALKNDPSKIGYMIKEFKKRRNLVLDLIKEIDGFQFNKPNGAFYIFPKVSYFFGKKLYGKIIQNADDFSEFLLEKAQVATVSGSAFGNHECLRISYASSEDKIIEAFTRIKKALN from the coding sequence ATGAAAAATAGATTGTCTCATCGTTTACAGAATATATCTTATTCGCAAACCATAGCTATGTCAGCTAAAGCCAGAGAATTAAAAAATAAAGGATATGACATTATTAACTTAAGTTTGGGAGAACCGGACTTTTTACCTCCTAATTTTGTTTTAGATGCTGCTAAACAAGCGATAGATGAAGGTTATCATTATTATACTCCTGTATCCGGATATTTAGAACTTAGAAAAGTAATATGCGAAAAATTATACCGTGATAATCATTTAAAATATACCCCTTCTCAAATTGTAGTTTCTACTGGAGCAAAACAAGCTATAATGAATGTTCTTTTCTCTTTGCTGAATCAAAATGATGAAGTTCTTATTCCCGCTCCTTATTGGGTTAGTTATTTACAAATGGTAAAATTGTGTGAATCTTATCCTGTTGTAGTCCAAACAAGCATGAAAAATAATTTTAAGATTCATCCAAAACAGCTAGAAAAAGCAATAACCTCTAAAACGAAATTATTTATTTTCAGTACTCCTTGTAATCCGACAGGAAGTGTTTATTCTTATCAAGAATTAAGAGATTTAGCAGAAATTTTTAAAAAACATCCAAAAATCATGATTCTTTCTGATGAGATTTATGAACATATTTGTTACTCTGACGAACATGCTACTAGTATTGCTATATTTCCTGATATTTATAATCAAGTAATTACACTAAATGGACTCTCTAAGGCTTTTTCAATGACTGGTTGGAGAATTGGATATATTGGGGCTCCAGAATGGATTGCTCAATCTTGTGATAAGATACAGGGTCAAATGACTTCTTGTGCTAATTCTATTGCACAGAGAGCATCTATTGCTGCATTAAAAAACGATCCGAGTAAAATAGGATATATGATCAAAGAGTTTAAAAAAAGAAGAAACTTAGTTTTGGATCTGATCAAAGAAATTGATGGGTTTCAATTTAATAAACCAAATGGAGCTTTTTATATTTTTCCAAAAGTTTCATATTTTTTTGGAAAAAAATTATATGGTAAAATTATTCAAAATGCAGATGATTTTTCTGAATTTTTACTTGAAAAAGCTCAAGTTGCTACAGTGAGTGGGAGTGCATTTGGGAATCATGAATGTTTGCGTATTTCTTACGCTTCCTCAGAAGATAAAATTATAGAAGCCTTCACAAGAATAAAAAAGGCATTAAATTAA
- the rsmG gene encoding 16S rRNA (guanine(527)-N(7))-methyltransferase RsmG yields the protein MELIKKYFPDLLNQQIYKLSSLKNLYAYWNSHVNLISRKTFYDFYQQHVLFCLGIAKVFSFFPGSCVMDLGTGGGFPGIPLSIVFPHTEFLLVDSILKKIKIIEKIIYNLHLKNAHPICIRAEKLENKFDFVVSRAVTKIDIIHNWIKNKFKCKSNSKIQNGALYLKGGNLSEELKKIPHAIEYPLNHYFKEPFFITKKVIWISNI from the coding sequence ATGGAATTAATTAAAAAATATTTTCCAGATCTATTGAACCAACAAATCTATAAGTTATCTTCTTTGAAAAATTTATACGCATATTGGAATTCACATGTGAATTTAATTTCTAGAAAGACATTCTACGATTTTTATCAACAACATGTACTTTTTTGTTTAGGAATAGCTAAAGTATTTTCTTTTTTCCCTGGATCATGTGTTATGGATTTAGGCACAGGAGGAGGATTTCCGGGGATTCCTTTATCCATAGTTTTTCCTCATACAGAATTTTTATTGGTCGATTCTATTCTAAAAAAAATTAAAATTATAGAAAAAATCATATATAATCTTCATTTAAAAAATGCACATCCTATTTGTATACGTGCAGAAAAATTAGAAAATAAGTTTGATTTTGTGGTCTCTCGAGCTGTCACAAAAATAGATATAATCCATAATTGGATAAAAAATAAATTTAAATGCAAATCTAATTCTAAAATTCAAAATGGAGCTTTATATCTAAAAGGAGGAAATCTTTCTGAGGAATTAAAAAAAATTCCTCATGCAATAGAATATCCTTTAAATCATTATTTTAAAGAACCATTTTTTATAACTAAAAAAGTAATTTGGATTTCCAATATTTAA
- a CDS encoding amidohydrolase family protein, giving the protein MNPKKIFIEKVKKKGGWVNAHAHLDRAYTLTKKNFKYSYFSIKKKWYLVDEMKRLATEEDIYIRMEKALEYFLMQGTQALCTFIDVDEIIEDRALKAAKKLKNNYGNSIHIRFANQVLKGVLDKKSKYWFDKSVEFVDIIGGLPAKDYGKEDEHLDILLKTAKKKEKIVHVHVDQFNTSEEKETEKLAKKTIEHGMQGKVVAIHSISLAAHARAYRYETYQLMKKADLMVISCPIAWIDHTRSERLSPSHNSITPVDEMVPEGIIVAFGTDNICDIYKPFSDGNLWIELRVMLEACHYYDIDHLVEIATINGLRVLGLVNK; this is encoded by the coding sequence ATGAATCCTAAGAAAATTTTTATAGAAAAAGTGAAAAAAAAAGGAGGATGGGTTAATGCTCATGCTCACTTAGATAGAGCTTATACTCTAACAAAAAAAAATTTCAAATATTCTTATTTTTCCATCAAAAAAAAATGGTATCTGGTTGATGAAATGAAACGTTTAGCTACAGAAGAGGATATTTATATCCGTATGGAAAAAGCTTTGGAATATTTTTTAATGCAAGGAACACAAGCTTTGTGCACCTTTATTGATGTGGATGAAATAATTGAAGATCGTGCCTTGAAAGCAGCTAAAAAATTGAAAAATAATTATGGAAATTCCATCCATATTCGTTTCGCAAATCAAGTTCTGAAAGGGGTATTAGACAAAAAATCAAAATATTGGTTCGATAAATCAGTAGAATTTGTGGATATTATTGGGGGGTTACCCGCTAAAGATTATGGAAAAGAAGATGAACATCTAGATATTTTATTAAAAACAGCTAAAAAAAAGGAAAAAATAGTCCATGTACATGTTGATCAATTTAATACTAGCGAAGAAAAAGAAACCGAAAAATTAGCCAAAAAAACGATTGAACATGGAATGCAAGGAAAAGTAGTAGCTATACATAGTATTTCTTTAGCAGCACATGCTAGAGCTTATCGTTATGAAACATATCAATTAATGAAAAAAGCAGATTTAATGGTAATCTCTTGTCCCATTGCTTGGATTGATCATACCAGAAGTGAACGTTTGAGCCCTAGCCATAATTCTATCACTCCAGTGGACGAAATGGTTCCTGAAGGAATCATAGTGGCTTTTGGAACAGATAACATTTGTGATATCTACAAACCTTTTTCTGATGGAAATCTCTGGATAGAATTACGTGTCATGTTAGAAGCTTGTCATTATTATGATATAGATCATTTAGTAGAAATTGCTACAATAAACGGATTAAGAGTATTAGGATTAGTAAATAAATAA
- the lysS gene encoding lysine--tRNA ligase: protein MSYLSEQEIIRRKKLDQLKLLGINPYPSEEYNVTSTICNILKNFTEKETISIAGRLMRLRILGKASFGEIKDHTGCIQIYFSKNHLDSEEMGKEDTYNIFLKKLIDIGDIIGVTGFLFKTKMNEITIYAHKLTLLSKSIRPLPQVKVDKKNKKTYDAFSNTEQRYRMRYVDLIVNDHVKEIFLKRTRIIQEIRNFLDDKGYIEVDTPILQSIPGGAIARPFETYHNTLGIPLYLRIANELYLKRLIIGGFHGVYEFSRNFRNEGMDRIHNPEFTVLELYIAYKDYYWMMNFTEKLMKCIWNKFQEKENNHINFKTPFSRISILDSIKKYTGFDLEKMEKEDLRKVCQKLHIEENVKMSKAKLIENIFEEKCEKNYINPTFIIDYPVEMSPLTKRHRHKKNLSERFELIINGQEIANAYSELNDPIDQLNRLREQMKFSEKNTKDESMSVDQDFIRALEFGMPPTAGIGIGIDRLVMLLTQKNSIQEVLLFPQMRPEKGGKK, encoded by the coding sequence ATGTCTTATTTATCAGAACAAGAAATCATACGCAGAAAAAAACTAGATCAACTAAAGTTACTAGGAATAAATCCTTATCCATCAGAAGAATACAATGTAACCTCTACAATTTGTAATATACTAAAAAATTTTACAGAAAAAGAAACTATTAGCATAGCCGGACGTTTAATGCGTTTGCGTATTTTAGGAAAAGCTTCTTTTGGAGAAATCAAAGATCATACAGGGTGCATACAGATATACTTTTCTAAAAATCATTTAGACTCGGAGGAAATGGGGAAAGAGGATACTTACAATATTTTTTTAAAAAAACTTATAGATATAGGAGATATTATTGGAGTGACAGGTTTTTTATTTAAAACGAAAATGAATGAAATCACTATATATGCTCATAAATTAACTTTGTTATCCAAATCTATACGACCATTACCACAAGTAAAAGTGGATAAAAAAAATAAAAAAACATATGATGCTTTTTCCAATACAGAACAACGTTATCGTATGCGTTATGTAGATCTTATAGTCAATGATCATGTCAAAGAAATTTTCTTAAAACGTACTCGTATCATACAGGAAATAAGAAATTTTTTGGATGATAAAGGGTATATCGAAGTAGATACTCCTATTCTACAATCTATTCCTGGAGGAGCTATAGCTCGTCCTTTTGAAACTTATCACAATACATTAGGAATTCCATTGTATTTACGTATAGCTAATGAACTTTATTTGAAAAGACTTATAATTGGGGGATTTCACGGCGTCTATGAATTTTCTAGAAATTTCAGAAATGAGGGGATGGATCGAATTCATAATCCAGAATTTACTGTACTAGAACTTTATATAGCTTATAAAGACTATTATTGGATGATGAATTTTACAGAAAAACTGATGAAGTGTATCTGGAATAAATTTCAAGAAAAAGAAAATAATCATATTAATTTTAAAACTCCTTTTTCCCGTATTTCTATATTGGATTCTATTAAAAAATACACAGGATTTGATCTAGAAAAAATGGAAAAGGAGGACTTAAGAAAAGTATGTCAAAAATTGCATATAGAAGAAAATGTTAAAATGAGTAAAGCGAAACTGATTGAGAACATTTTTGAAGAAAAATGCGAAAAAAATTACATTAATCCTACTTTCATTATTGATTATCCAGTAGAAATGAGTCCTCTGACTAAAAGACATCGTCATAAAAAAAATTTATCAGAACGTTTTGAACTTATTATCAATGGTCAAGAAATTGCCAATGCTTATTCAGAACTTAATGATCCTATAGATCAACTTAATCGTTTACGAGAACAAATGAAGTTCTCCGAAAAAAATACAAAAGATGAATCAATGTCAGTTGATCAAGATTTTATACGTGCTTTAGAATTTGGAATGCCTCCTACTGCAGGAATTGGAATAGGAATAGATCGTTTAGTGATGTTACTTACTCAAAAAAACTCTATTCAAGAAGTTTTACTTTTTCCACAAATGCGTCCAGAAAAAGGAGGAAAAAAATAA
- the lipB gene encoding lipoyl(octanoyl) transferase LipB: MKKKILFFEDLGKKEYEETWRYQKKLFDEIIQKKVNNISSQEAGYFLFVEHHHVYTIGKNGKKDNHLLVSSDFLEKIDATFYQTDRGGDITYHGPGQLIGYPILNMDYFFTDIHKYLRLLEEVIIHFLWKNYGIKGERKKGKTGVWFHNHVKNEKSRKICAIGIRMSRWVTMHGFSLNVNTDLRYFDYIIPCGISDQEVTSLKKELKKNNISFQEVKRMVKKSFQEIFDVEFTPMSKKLDQ; the protein is encoded by the coding sequence ATGAAAAAAAAAATCCTTTTTTTCGAAGACTTAGGAAAAAAAGAATATGAAGAAACTTGGAGATACCAGAAAAAATTATTTGATGAGATTATTCAAAAAAAAGTAAATAACATTTCTTCTCAAGAAGCCGGATATTTTCTATTTGTAGAACACCACCATGTATATACTATAGGGAAAAATGGAAAAAAAGATAACCATTTGTTAGTTTCATCAGATTTTTTAGAAAAAATAGATGCAACTTTTTATCAAACAGACAGAGGAGGTGATATCACTTACCATGGTCCTGGACAATTGATAGGATATCCCATTCTAAATATGGATTATTTTTTTACGGATATTCATAAATACCTTCGTCTTTTAGAAGAAGTCATTATCCATTTTTTATGGAAAAATTATGGGATCAAGGGAGAACGAAAAAAAGGAAAAACAGGAGTATGGTTTCATAATCATGTAAAAAACGAAAAATCAAGAAAAATATGTGCAATAGGAATTAGGATGAGTCGTTGGGTAACCATGCACGGATTTTCTTTAAATGTCAATACAGATTTACGGTATTTTGATTATATTATTCCTTGTGGAATTTCAGATCAAGAAGTAACTTCTTTGAAAAAAGAATTAAAAAAGAATAATATCTCTTTTCAAGAGGTAAAACGTATGGTCAAAAAATCTTTTCAAGAGATTTTTGATGTGGAATTCACACCTATGTCAAAAAAATTGGATCAATAA